One genomic segment of Brevibacillus laterosporus LMG 15441 includes these proteins:
- a CDS encoding non-ribosomal peptide synthetase, whose translation MSTNFLHNILLASGQFEQERSYWLQNLEGVADFSGFPVETRPLANKVEDMNSVSYPIPPAIVESIMRMSNNSDYGIYMFLLAGIKYLLSTYQQRSDIIVGMPVFQQKEGGQQAISNVLPIRSSLERSLTWKQVLPTLKATIANAVKHQSLPHHVIASLLGMSNEEKSRPIFGTIVLLDNIHDQASVESIPADMVFHFKKQDKGLILQLDYHPALYSDEGVGQLVNRLFVVLHLITSKTGDSLQAMDQLLTHWNGLLTGVPTLQLPLEHSLLHHAPNKWGTIEFTLSNEESKQLTKLAETAGSSLFVTLLSVWQLLLHRYTGENGIVSGWIRQDDPSKDAPLSIYSDFSGNPSFNELLQRVQRTVDASAFEQEFSVYRESAFQILFVTGEIDDPFWSDDTELALAISQQEAGLVGTIIFDAERFEEETIKRFTGHLTTMLRDIMVHPETSIGQVSLLDDSERNLLLTTWNETNIPFPSQTLVQELFEEQVRQSPDQIAIIDGKSQLTYRELHEKSNQMAHRLQRLGVQPDTLVGISMERSPEMIIGILAILKAGAAYLPIDLTYPEERISFIIKDSQLSVLITKQSHYQQFSNDDLTLVLLDSDAQDLDQESLSTPNSNATAMNMAYVIYTSGSTGIPKGTRVTHQGIVRLVKNHSYIEWEPSDRLAQINNTSFDAFTFELWGTLLHGATLVLIAPDVVLSPYAFQKEIQRYGITVMLCTTALFNQYAGESPDMFTNITVLFGGEAADAKWVRIALEKGKPKKLINVYGPAECTTFTTTHHVTQVPADALSIPIGKPIANTQVYVLDQYLQIVPIGVPGELYVGGPGLALGYLHRPEITNERFIKNIFSPNATDRLYKTGDIVRYLPDGTLSYIGRKDDQVKIRGFRIELGEIEAVLGQHPEIRDAVVIMREDQNSNKQLIAYFTTYNQEILSASELRSYAEKKLPVHMIPAAFIYLDHVPVTPNGKVDRKALPAPLIEREESNTPLIEPITETELILAGFWKEIVGIDRISIIDDFFNSGGHSLLATQLLSRIYHTFHIEISLRTFFENPTIQAMGKQIDEIIASGEQSVSVPLVPVSRDSDLVLSYTQQGVWFVEQLEPGSATYNVPVANTLKGNLNIDALERAVNEIIRRHEILRTSFISKDGKPYQVSYPFQPIRIPVIDMSDVVASERHQRIIDMANEDANRPFDLTKCPLVRFILFKKDDENYVFYYTMHHLIMDGWSLQIFTHELSVLYEAFSQGKPSPLPEMQLQYADFAAWQRKWLDGKVMNQQLAYWKKQLAGDLPVLQLPIDRTRPSVASGAGQRDTLVMPKELVTKLHVLCKRQGVTLYMALLSAFNVLLSRYSGETDILVGSPIANRTRLETEGMIGFFANTIVLRSQLADNPTFTQLLKQVREVTLEAFSNQDVPFEKLVEVLQPERTKNITPIFQVMFTLQNTRRTDFKLSDETLIHPEIDRGTSMFDLLFDIAEHPDGLLLVAEYNMDIFFSTTISRMMEHYRELLESIVENPEQPISDLTMLTKQEKKQILDDFNNTTCDFPMDKTVHELFEEQVECRPTDIAAIHRDQQITYEELNARANQMARFIQRTGLQKEEIVAVFLERSIPMMESILGIWKAGGAYIPIDTAYPIQRIMGILEDSGATVLITISAFVTPEIKQNYKGTILCLDAQMDAINQEMKDDLRVRVEPNQLAYIIYTSGSTGKPKGSMVEHIGLTNHLHMMKQRLNLGEDCRIAQTASHCFDISVWQFFTSIILGGTTIIYDNQMTMEPNACIEQIIQDRINIFQVVPSVLSVMLDHVEENNLSLDCFRYVSVTGEAIKRSLVARWFKLFPHIPLANAYGPSEASDDVTIHIIDQLPQSEIVPIGKPLHNFKVYIVDEKMNLCPVGIKGEICVSGIGVGRGYLHDPERTAKVFMDDPFADHKGVRLYKTGDMGRWLSDGTLEFFGRKDYQVKIRGFRIELEEIENQINNHPNILETVVMDIEDARGQKSLCAYVVLKQDVPINQLKSHLANTLPDYMIPAFFVKMEKLPLTANGKVDRKALPKPDRNVLESKYVAPRNKIEEKIIAIWESVLDTAGIGIEDHFFENGGHSLKATTVISRINKELQVDISLRDFFDRPIIKDLAQLVESSGKKAYPIIQPVQKQEAYQLSSAQKRMFLVNLRDSESIAYNIPNMFIIEGKVDKQRLHQAFQKLVERHEILRTSFGWERGEPVQYVQEKLELDIKEVTSTHEQLYSVVQSLVAPFDLSKAPLLRVFVVTVEDEYHVLVLDMHHIIMDGSSIAILLDELVQFYQEKQLPEPRIQYKDFSAWQNKLLASEVMQGQENYWLEQFSGQLPVLGLPTDYPRPSVKSFEGSFVEFFADKELTLGLRNLASTTGTTLYMVLLAAYHVLLSKYAHQQDIIIGTPIAGRHHADLEKVIGMFVNTLAIRIQSDTQQTFTEFLLMVKEHVLQAFDHQDYQFDMLVEKLDAAKDESRNPLFDTMFILQNIEEPYITEGNDATDKLSISRFDYKYRMSKFDVSVITIEADEELVFQFEYANALFTESTINILGESFLKLLTIIVNEAGTKLSDIEIAESYDLIEMDISDQLDFQF comes from the coding sequence ATGAGCACCAATTTTTTGCATAACATTTTACTTGCAAGCGGACAATTTGAGCAAGAACGCTCCTACTGGCTTCAGAACTTGGAGGGTGTCGCTGATTTTAGTGGTTTCCCCGTTGAAACACGCCCTCTTGCCAATAAAGTAGAGGATATGAATTCCGTCAGCTATCCAATTCCACCTGCAATAGTGGAAAGCATTATGCGCATGAGTAACAACTCAGACTACGGCATATACATGTTTTTGCTTGCGGGAATAAAGTATCTTTTGTCTACATACCAACAGCGTTCCGATATTATTGTCGGAATGCCTGTTTTTCAACAAAAAGAGGGGGGTCAGCAGGCTATTTCCAATGTCTTGCCGATTCGCAGTTCCTTAGAGCGTTCCCTAACCTGGAAACAGGTGCTTCCTACCTTAAAAGCTACGATAGCCAATGCAGTGAAACATCAAAGTCTGCCGCATCATGTAATTGCTAGCTTATTGGGGATGTCAAATGAGGAAAAAAGCAGACCGATCTTTGGAACCATCGTTCTGCTAGATAACATACATGATCAAGCAAGTGTAGAGTCTATTCCTGCTGATATGGTGTTTCATTTTAAAAAACAAGATAAGGGTCTGATTCTCCAATTAGATTATCACCCAGCTCTCTACAGTGATGAGGGTGTTGGACAGCTAGTGAATCGTTTGTTTGTTGTTTTACACTTGATTACCAGTAAAACGGGGGATTCACTGCAAGCAATGGATCAACTTCTCACGCATTGGAATGGGTTACTGACGGGTGTGCCTACCTTACAGCTACCATTGGAGCATTCTCTTTTACATCATGCCCCAAACAAATGGGGAACTATTGAATTTACTCTCTCAAATGAGGAAAGCAAACAACTTACAAAACTAGCAGAAACAGCTGGCAGCTCTCTTTTTGTTACGCTATTAAGTGTCTGGCAATTGCTTCTTCACCGTTATACAGGTGAGAACGGCATTGTAAGCGGATGGATCAGACAGGATGATCCTAGCAAAGATGCTCCGCTTTCTATATACAGTGACTTTTCTGGAAATCCAAGCTTCAATGAATTGCTTCAGCGTGTCCAACGTACAGTAGACGCTAGCGCTTTTGAGCAGGAATTTTCGGTCTATCGAGAGTCTGCATTTCAGATTTTATTTGTAACGGGTGAGATAGATGATCCATTCTGGAGTGATGATACAGAGCTTGCTCTTGCTATTTCCCAACAAGAAGCAGGTTTAGTAGGGACCATCATTTTTGATGCGGAACGCTTTGAAGAGGAAACGATCAAACGCTTTACAGGGCATCTAACTACAATGCTAAGAGATATCATGGTTCATCCGGAAACTTCGATCGGGCAGGTTTCTCTCCTAGATGATTCCGAACGTAACCTACTTCTTACGACTTGGAATGAGACGAATATTCCATTTCCAAGTCAAACGCTTGTTCAAGAGTTATTTGAAGAGCAGGTTAGACAATCTCCAGACCAAATCGCAATTATTGACGGAAAAAGTCAGCTTACCTATCGAGAATTACATGAGAAATCCAATCAGATGGCTCATCGACTTCAACGATTAGGTGTGCAGCCAGACACGCTTGTGGGTATCAGTATGGAACGATCGCCAGAGATGATCATAGGCATCCTAGCAATACTGAAAGCGGGAGCAGCGTATCTACCGATTGATCTTACCTATCCTGAGGAGAGAATTTCCTTTATTATCAAGGACTCTCAATTATCTGTGCTGATTACCAAACAGTCTCATTATCAACAGTTTTCAAACGATGATCTGACACTAGTACTACTAGATAGCGACGCTCAGGACCTTGATCAGGAAAGCTTATCAACACCTAATAGCAACGCTACTGCTATGAATATGGCCTATGTTATCTATACCTCCGGATCAACAGGTATCCCAAAAGGGACAAGGGTTACACATCAGGGGATTGTTCGTCTCGTAAAAAATCATTCCTATATAGAATGGGAGCCTAGCGATCGTTTAGCGCAGATTAATAACACATCCTTTGATGCATTTACCTTTGAGCTATGGGGGACGCTACTGCATGGTGCGACGCTTGTGCTTATTGCGCCGGACGTTGTTCTATCTCCGTATGCTTTCCAGAAAGAGATTCAACGTTATGGGATAACCGTGATGCTATGCACGACTGCCCTGTTCAACCAATATGCAGGGGAAAGTCCTGACATGTTTACAAATATTACGGTTTTATTCGGGGGAGAAGCGGCTGATGCGAAATGGGTAAGAATAGCCTTAGAAAAAGGTAAGCCGAAGAAGCTGATTAATGTTTATGGTCCGGCAGAATGTACAACGTTTACTACGACCCATCATGTTACGCAAGTCCCTGCTGATGCTTTATCAATCCCAATCGGGAAGCCTATTGCTAATACTCAGGTCTACGTTCTCGATCAATATTTACAAATCGTCCCTATCGGAGTTCCAGGTGAGCTGTATGTAGGAGGGCCTGGTCTTGCTCTAGGATATTTACATCGACCAGAGATCACAAATGAACGCTTCATAAAGAATATATTTTCACCAAACGCAACGGATCGTTTATATAAGACCGGGGATATTGTTCGGTACTTGCCAGATGGGACTTTAAGCTACATCGGACGCAAGGATGATCAGGTGAAAATCCGCGGATTTCGAATTGAATTAGGTGAAATTGAAGCTGTTTTGGGTCAGCATCCAGAAATTCGAGATGCAGTAGTAATCATGAGAGAAGATCAAAATAGCAACAAGCAACTGATTGCTTATTTTACGACCTACAATCAAGAGATACTTTCCGCTAGTGAGCTTCGCAGCTATGCAGAGAAGAAATTGCCAGTGCATATGATCCCTGCTGCGTTTATTTATTTGGATCATGTGCCGGTTACTCCAAATGGGAAAGTAGATCGAAAAGCATTGCCGGCTCCTTTAATAGAACGAGAGGAAAGCAATACACCGCTTATTGAACCTATTACAGAAACAGAGCTCATTTTAGCTGGATTTTGGAAAGAAATAGTAGGAATTGATCGCATTAGTATCATTGATGATTTTTTTAATAGTGGTGGCCATTCCCTACTAGCTACTCAGTTGTTATCGAGAATATACCATACGTTTCATATCGAAATATCCTTGCGAACGTTCTTTGAAAATCCAACGATCCAAGCAATGGGAAAACAAATTGACGAAATCATAGCTTCCGGAGAGCAATCTGTATCAGTTCCATTAGTTCCGGTGTCACGCGATAGTGATCTTGTCCTATCGTATACACAGCAGGGAGTTTGGTTTGTTGAGCAGCTTGAACCTGGAAGTGCAACCTATAATGTCCCAGTGGCAAATACACTCAAAGGGAATTTGAACATTGATGCTCTGGAGCGTGCAGTCAATGAGATTATTCGTCGACACGAAATTCTGCGCACCAGCTTTATCTCAAAAGACGGAAAACCTTATCAGGTCAGTTATCCATTCCAGCCCATTCGCATTCCGGTGATTGATATGAGTGACGTTGTGGCTTCAGAACGCCATCAGCGTATCATTGATATGGCCAATGAGGATGCTAATCGACCGTTTGATTTAACGAAATGTCCGTTGGTGCGGTTCATATTATTCAAAAAAGATGATGAGAATTATGTCTTTTATTACACCATGCATCACCTTATTATGGATGGTTGGTCCTTACAGATATTTACACATGAGTTATCTGTTTTATATGAAGCATTTAGCCAAGGAAAACCGTCACCTTTACCAGAAATGCAGCTACAATATGCCGATTTTGCCGCATGGCAGCGTAAATGGCTAGATGGTAAAGTGATGAATCAGCAACTAGCCTATTGGAAAAAGCAGTTGGCTGGAGATTTACCTGTTTTGCAATTACCAATAGACCGGACTCGTCCGAGTGTAGCCAGTGGTGCAGGTCAGCGGGACACGTTAGTTATGCCGAAAGAGCTTGTTACGAAATTACATGTTCTTTGCAAGCGTCAAGGTGTGACTCTTTATATGGCTTTGCTGTCAGCGTTTAACGTATTGCTTAGTCGATATTCGGGCGAAACAGATATCCTAGTTGGTTCTCCAATTGCTAATCGGACACGCTTGGAGACTGAAGGGATGATTGGATTCTTTGCTAATACAATTGTATTACGCTCTCAATTGGCGGATAATCCAACATTTACTCAACTCTTAAAGCAAGTGCGGGAGGTTACGCTTGAAGCGTTTTCCAATCAGGATGTTCCATTTGAAAAATTAGTGGAGGTTTTACAACCTGAACGTACCAAAAACATCACGCCCATTTTTCAGGTGATGTTCACATTGCAAAATACTCGTCGCACAGATTTTAAACTCTCTGATGAGACGCTGATTCATCCGGAAATTGATAGAGGCACGTCTATGTTTGACCTTTTGTTTGATATCGCAGAGCATCCAGACGGCCTACTGTTGGTAGCGGAATATAACATGGATATCTTTTTTTCTACCACCATTAGCCGGATGATGGAGCATTATCGAGAGCTGCTTGAATCCATTGTGGAGAATCCAGAACAACCTATTTCTGATCTTACGATGTTGACAAAACAGGAAAAGAAACAAATTCTCGATGATTTTAATAACACTACATGTGATTTTCCAATGGACAAAACGGTGCATGAATTATTCGAAGAGCAGGTGGAATGTCGACCTACTGACATTGCTGCGATACATCGAGATCAACAAATCACGTATGAAGAGTTAAATGCTCGGGCAAATCAAATGGCGCGGTTTATCCAAAGAACTGGTTTGCAAAAGGAAGAGATCGTTGCTGTTTTCTTAGAACGCTCCATTCCAATGATGGAAAGTATTCTAGGGATTTGGAAAGCAGGTGGGGCTTATATCCCTATTGATACGGCCTATCCTATACAGCGAATTATGGGTATTCTCGAAGATTCAGGAGCGACGGTACTGATAACTATATCTGCATTTGTAACGCCTGAGATTAAACAAAACTACAAGGGCACCATTCTTTGCCTCGATGCTCAAATGGATGCCATCAATCAGGAAATGAAAGATGACCTCAGAGTGAGGGTTGAGCCTAATCAACTTGCTTATATCATTTATACATCAGGATCAACGGGCAAGCCAAAAGGGTCGATGGTAGAGCATATCGGACTTACGAATCATCTACATATGATGAAACAGCGGCTTAATTTGGGTGAAGATTGTCGAATCGCTCAAACAGCTTCTCACTGCTTTGATATTTCGGTGTGGCAATTTTTTACATCTATTATCTTAGGTGGAACAACCATTATTTATGATAATCAGATGACAATGGAGCCTAACGCTTGCATTGAACAAATTATTCAAGATCGGATAAACATCTTCCAAGTTGTTCCATCTGTTTTGTCTGTGATGTTAGATCATGTAGAAGAAAACAACTTGTCGTTAGATTGTTTTCGATATGTAAGTGTCACAGGAGAAGCAATTAAACGTAGCCTGGTAGCGAGATGGTTTAAGCTCTTCCCGCATATTCCGCTAGCGAATGCTTATGGGCCTAGTGAGGCGTCAGACGATGTTACGATTCATATCATAGATCAATTGCCTCAGAGCGAAATCGTTCCGATTGGTAAACCTCTGCACAATTTTAAGGTGTACATCGTGGATGAAAAAATGAATCTTTGCCCGGTTGGAATTAAAGGTGAAATTTGTGTGTCTGGCATAGGGGTTGGACGAGGTTATTTACATGATCCAGAAAGAACCGCCAAAGTATTTATGGACGATCCATTTGCTGATCATAAAGGGGTACGACTCTATAAAACAGGAGACATGGGACGATGGCTCTCTGATGGAACACTTGAGTTTTTTGGGCGTAAAGATTATCAGGTTAAAATTCGGGGATTCCGTATTGAATTGGAGGAAATTGAGAATCAGATCAACAATCATCCCAATATTTTAGAAACAGTAGTAATGGATATTGAGGATGCAAGAGGTCAGAAGAGCTTATGTGCATATGTGGTGCTAAAACAAGATGTGCCAATTAATCAGTTGAAAAGTCATTTAGCAAATACATTGCCAGACTATATGATTCCAGCCTTCTTCGTAAAAATGGAGAAACTCCCCTTGACTGCAAATGGCAAGGTAGATCGCAAGGCGTTGCCAAAACCTGATCGAAATGTACTAGAAAGCAAATACGTAGCACCGCGTAACAAGATTGAAGAAAAAATAATTGCGATCTGGGAAAGCGTGCTTGATACGGCTGGGATAGGTATTGAAGATCATTTCTTTGAAAACGGTGGCCATTCACTCAAGGCAACGACCGTCATCTCACGTATCAATAAGGAGCTACAGGTAGATATCTCGTTACGGGACTTTTTTGACAGACCTATCATCAAAGACTTAGCACAGCTAGTAGAGAGCAGTGGAAAAAAAGCTTATCCGATAATCCAACCTGTCCAAAAACAAGAAGCCTACCAGCTTTCTTCTGCACAAAAACGGATGTTTCTTGTAAATCTACGTGATTCAGAGAGTATCGCCTATAATATTCCGAATATGTTTATTATTGAGGGAAAAGTGGACAAACAGCGTCTACATCAAGCCTTTCAAAAACTGGTGGAGCGTCATGAGATTCTTCGTACTTCTTTCGGATGGGAAAGAGGAGAGCCTGTTCAATATGTTCAGGAGAAGCTGGAGCTAGACATAAAAGAAGTGACCTCAACACACGAACAGCTCTACTCCGTTGTGCAGTCACTTGTGGCTCCTTTTGACTTGAGCAAGGCACCACTGCTACGTGTTTTCGTGGTCACAGTAGAAGATGAATACCATGTACTTGTTCTGGATATGCATCATATCATCATGGATGGGTCATCCATAGCTATTTTGTTAGATGAACTGGTGCAATTCTATCAGGAAAAGCAACTTCCAGAACCAAGAATTCAATACAAGGATTTTTCAGCTTGGCAAAACAAGCTACTGGCGTCTGAGGTTATGCAAGGTCAAGAGAATTACTGGTTAGAGCAATTTAGCGGTCAATTACCTGTGCTTGGGTTGCCAACAGATTATCCGCGTCCGTCTGTGAAAAGCTTTGAGGGTAGTTTTGTTGAGTTCTTTGCCGATAAAGAATTGACGTTAGGATTGCGTAATCTAGCTAGCACTACAGGTACAACACTTTACATGGTGTTACTTGCTGCCTATCACGTGCTGCTATCCAAATACGCTCATCAACAGGATATCATTATCGGAACACCGATTGCTGGCAGACATCATGCAGATTTGGAAAAGGTAATCGGTATGTTTGTCAATACATTGGCCATCCGAATACAATCTGATACGCAACAGACATTTACCGAGTTCCTGCTTATGGTTAAGGAGCATGTGTTACAAGCCTTTGATCATCAGGATTATCAATTTGACATGCTCGTAGAAAAGCTGGATGCAGCAAAGGATGAGTCCAGAAATCCTCTGTTTGACACCATGTTTATCCTGCAAAATATTGAGGAGCCTTACATCACAGAAGGTAATGATGCTACTGATAAGCTATCCATATCTCGCTTTGATTATAAATATCGTATGTCTAAATTTGATGTAAGCGTCATTACGATAGAAGCTGATGAGGAGTTAGTATTTCAATTTGAGTATGCCAATGCATTATTTACAGAGAGTACGATCAACATTCTCGGAGAATCCTTTCTTAAGCTGCTAACGATCATTGTTAATGAAGCGGGTACAAAATTAAGTGATATAGAGATTGCTGAATCCTATGACTTAATCGAAATGGATATTTCTGATCAATTGGACTTTCAGTTTTAA
- a CDS encoding ornithine cyclodeaminase: MRYLHEKDLLSIGINWDETTSVIEQAVKCLQQDDFSQPIKPYLRYGQEQNRIIAMPAFVGGTINQAGIKWIASFPNNIHQGIPRAHSVTILNNATNGVPEAIVNTALLSVIRTASVSGMILKHYDDVRKQKDITVGIIGWGPIGQYHFKMVTSLLGDRIKNIYLYDLNPIDITSIDPSVKEKVIIAKDWKEAYQHSDIFMTCTVSKAPYIDAAPKAGSLLLNVSLRDFTTEIFPHVKGSIIVDNWEEVCREKTDIESMHLQCGLQKEDTKSIIDVVCHNAISSYREDQAIMFNPMGMAVFDISMGHYFVKKAEDLKVGQLLE, translated from the coding sequence ATGAGATATCTACATGAAAAGGACTTGCTGAGCATCGGAATTAACTGGGATGAAACGACTTCTGTTATTGAACAGGCAGTGAAGTGCTTACAGCAAGATGACTTTTCCCAACCAATAAAACCTTATTTACGCTATGGACAAGAGCAAAATCGAATTATTGCTATGCCGGCTTTTGTAGGAGGTACGATTAATCAAGCGGGGATTAAATGGATTGCTAGCTTTCCAAATAATATTCATCAAGGTATTCCACGAGCGCACAGCGTCACTATTCTAAATAACGCAACGAATGGGGTTCCAGAAGCCATTGTTAACACAGCATTGCTTAGTGTAATTCGTACTGCTTCTGTCAGTGGAATGATCTTGAAACATTATGATGATGTTCGCAAGCAAAAAGATATCACGGTTGGCATTATCGGCTGGGGTCCGATCGGTCAATATCACTTTAAGATGGTCACTTCATTACTGGGAGATCGAATAAAAAATATTTACTTATATGATCTCAATCCAATTGACATCACGTCGATTGACCCATCTGTGAAAGAGAAGGTTATCATTGCTAAGGACTGGAAGGAAGCCTATCAACATTCGGATATCTTCATGACATGCACAGTCTCTAAAGCACCATACATTGATGCAGCACCAAAAGCAGGCTCACTTCTACTCAATGTTTCGTTACGAGACTTTACTACAGAGATTTTCCCGCATGTAAAAGGTTCAATTATTGTAGACAACTGGGAAGAGGTATGTCGGGAAAAAACGGATATAGAGTCTATGCATTTGCAATGTGGTTTGCAAAAAGAAGACACAAAATCGATTATTGATGTGGTTTGTCATAATGCCATATCTAGTTATCGTGAAGATCAGGCTATTATGTTTAATCCTATGGGGATGGCTGTTTTTGATATTTCGATGGGGCATTATTTTGTGAAAAAAGCAGAGGATTTAAAAGTAGGACAACTATTGGAATAA
- the ectB gene encoding diaminobutyrate--2-oxoglutarate transaminase has translation MLTQSTSIFEQLESNVRSYCRSFPDVFIKGKNATMYTRSGAKFIDFFAGAGALNYGHNNDFIKKKLIDYLDADGLAHGLDMHTSAKESFLQTFNELILRPRNLEYKVMFCGPTGANAVEAGLKIARKTKQRAGIFAFTGGFHGMSLGALSVTANSYNRQAAGVDLPQVTFMPYPTDFSFDTIEYMDKMLSDSHSGIAKPAAIICETIQAEGGINVAPIQWLQRLRQLCDKHDVLLICDEVQIGCGRAGSFFSFERAAIVPDIVVLSKSISGYGLPMSLLLFKPELDIWQPAEHNGTFRGNQLAFVAAEAALHYREQEQLEAEVLRKEGYVKQFLHEQIASLHDQIEVRGMGLIWGVDVAKASGSDVNTAKKIAKRCYERGLIIECVGRNDTVVKLLPPLTIEWDELQKGCAILQESTREILSGFETSKM, from the coding sequence ATGCTTACGCAATCAACTTCCATATTCGAACAACTAGAGTCTAATGTCCGTTCTTATTGCAGATCCTTTCCAGATGTATTTATAAAAGGAAAAAACGCAACGATGTATACCAGATCAGGAGCAAAGTTCATTGATTTCTTTGCAGGAGCTGGGGCTCTCAACTACGGGCATAATAATGATTTTATTAAAAAAAAGCTCATCGATTATTTAGACGCGGATGGGCTTGCTCATGGTCTAGATATGCATACGTCTGCCAAGGAAAGTTTTTTGCAGACCTTTAATGAGTTGATTCTTCGTCCCAGAAACTTGGAGTATAAAGTCATGTTTTGTGGTCCTACGGGAGCAAATGCGGTAGAAGCGGGACTAAAGATTGCCCGCAAGACAAAGCAACGCGCAGGTATTTTTGCTTTTACAGGTGGCTTTCATGGTATGTCTTTAGGTGCTTTGTCTGTTACCGCCAATAGCTACAATCGGCAGGCGGCAGGTGTTGATTTGCCTCAAGTCACATTTATGCCGTACCCTACTGATTTTTCGTTCGATACGATTGAATATATGGACAAAATGCTTAGCGATAGCCATTCGGGCATTGCGAAACCAGCGGCAATCATTTGCGAGACGATTCAGGCAGAAGGGGGGATTAACGTTGCCCCTATCCAGTGGCTTCAAAGATTACGCCAATTGTGTGACAAGCATGATGTGCTGTTGATTTGCGACGAGGTTCAGATTGGATGCGGTCGAGCAGGCTCCTTCTTCTCATTTGAAAGAGCGGCCATTGTTCCGGATATTGTCGTGCTTTCCAAATCTATCAGCGGTTATGGTCTACCAATGTCTCTTTTGTTGTTTAAACCAGAATTAGATATCTGGCAACCAGCAGAACATAATGGAACATTCCGCGGTAATCAACTAGCCTTTGTTGCTGCCGAGGCCGCCTTGCATTACAGAGAGCAAGAACAATTAGAAGCAGAGGTTCTACGTAAAGAAGGGTATGTAAAGCAATTCTTACATGAACAGATTGCTAGCCTGCACGACCAGATTGAAGTTCGTGGAATGGGATTAATTTGGGGTGTGGATGTGGCTAAAGCTAGTGGTTCAGATGTAAACACTGCGAAAAAGATAGCAAAACGCTGCTACGAGCGCGGTTTAATCATCGAGTGTGTAGGTCGCAATGATACCGTGGTTAAGCTTCTGCCTCCATTAACCATTGAATGGGATGAATTACAAAAAGGCTGCGCGATCTTGCAAGAATCAACGAGGGAGATCTTGAGCGGTTTCGAAACAAGCAAGATGTAA